In one window of Anaerobacillus alkaliphilus DNA:
- a CDS encoding M2 family metallopeptidase encodes MSVQQFLEEQNLGVKELHQNITNASWMAQTTGEKEWAQKVAEAQTEFRTYFSNPESLQAVQDYLKETDLTALEQRQLEGLQRTFMENQLPAEVLKELSQLSAELNHMFNTYEPEVNGKKLSANDVRNILINSLDLQEREDAWKASKEVGKVVEEKLLTLIKVRNEAAKAVGFNNYHEMSFKNQELDREEIFSIFQQLIDLSDSTFRQLKQQLDEELAAKFEISVSDLRPWHYVDPFFQEAPASKETNLDPFFKDQDIEKLTADTFAAMNIPIEDLYAKSDMDPRPGKNPTAFCTDMDRNGDTRVLCNNQPDAYWMGTMLHEFGHAAYFKYLDRELPYVLRSPAHTLTTEAIAMLFGKMTENKEWLETFLKLESDQLETLAPALEKFEQLKMLIAGRWIITFVFFEKELYENPDQDLNALWWKLVNEIQLVNSPENRDLPDWAAKIHFTLAPVYYQNYLLGELTSAQLHQYIKTEVSEQFFNPTVGNFLNEQFFKPGSKYHWNEKIKRATGQPLNPQYFVDAYCK; translated from the coding sequence ATGTCAGTTCAACAGTTTTTAGAAGAGCAAAATTTGGGAGTGAAAGAACTACATCAAAACATAACCAATGCAAGCTGGATGGCCCAAACTACCGGTGAAAAAGAGTGGGCGCAAAAGGTTGCTGAAGCGCAAACGGAGTTTCGTACATATTTTTCAAATCCCGAATCGTTGCAAGCAGTTCAGGACTACTTAAAGGAAACAGACTTAACAGCACTTGAGCAACGACAATTAGAAGGCCTTCAACGTACGTTCATGGAAAATCAGCTTCCGGCCGAAGTCCTAAAAGAGTTATCACAACTATCTGCTGAATTAAATCATATGTTTAACACGTATGAACCTGAAGTAAATGGGAAAAAGCTTTCAGCGAATGACGTTCGCAATATCTTAATCAATAGTCTGGATTTACAAGAGCGTGAAGACGCTTGGAAGGCTTCAAAAGAAGTTGGAAAGGTAGTTGAAGAAAAGCTTCTAACACTGATCAAAGTTAGGAATGAAGCGGCAAAAGCAGTTGGATTTAACAATTACCATGAGATGTCGTTTAAAAATCAAGAATTAGATCGCGAAGAGATTTTCTCAATCTTTCAGCAACTGATTGATCTTTCGGATAGCACCTTCCGTCAATTGAAACAACAATTAGACGAGGAACTAGCAGCGAAATTTGAGATATCCGTTTCTGATTTACGACCATGGCATTATGTCGATCCTTTCTTCCAAGAAGCACCTGCTTCTAAAGAAACAAATCTTGATCCTTTTTTCAAAGATCAAGACATCGAGAAGTTAACTGCCGATACATTCGCTGCAATGAACATCCCAATTGAAGATTTATATGCTAAGAGTGATATGGATCCACGCCCTGGGAAAAACCCAACAGCTTTTTGTACAGACATGGATCGTAACGGGGATACTCGTGTATTATGTAACAACCAGCCGGATGCATATTGGATGGGAACGATGCTCCACGAATTTGGTCACGCCGCTTACTTTAAATATTTAGATCGTGAGCTTCCTTATGTTCTAAGATCACCAGCTCACACGTTAACAACTGAAGCCATTGCCATGTTATTTGGTAAAATGACCGAAAACAAAGAATGGTTGGAAACGTTCCTAAAGCTTGAAAGTGATCAGTTAGAAACGTTAGCACCAGCCCTTGAAAAATTTGAACAGTTAAAGATGCTTATTGCAGGACGATGGATTATTACATTCGTATTCTTCGAAAAAGAATTATATGAAAACCCAGATCAAGATTTAAATGCACTTTGGTGGAAACTAGTGAATGAAATTCAATTAGTGAATTCTCCAGAAAACCGTGACCTACCAGACTGGGCAGCAAAAATCCACTTTACCCTAGCGCCTGTGTACTACCAAAACTATCTACTTGGTGAATTAACATCAGCTCAGCTTCATCAATATATTAAAACCGAAGTTTCGGAACAATTTTTCAACCCAACAGTTGGAAACTTCCTAAACGAACAGTTCTTTAAACCAGGCTCAAAATACCACTGGAACGAAAAAATCAAACGTGCGACAGGGCAACCACTAAACCCACAATATTTTGTTGATGCATATTGTAAGTAA